From Leptolyngbya sp. KIOST-1, one genomic window encodes:
- a CDS encoding fatty acid desaturase, protein MQVDRVPIGAPDIELSAHVRSAQELNFTLQDLKAAIPAYCFQPSTTRSLAYLALDLGVIAGLYAMAYALNSWLFFPIFWLAQGTMFWALFVVGHDCGHGSFSRHRWLNNLVGHLTHTPILVPFHGWRISHRTHHANTGNIDTDESWYPVSESTYRAMPAAQKFVRFYGSLWAYPFYLFFRSSGRNGSHFMPGSDLFRPTERRGVVVSTICWSAMVLFLVWLGVSQGLLFLVTYYIIPYLVFVMWLDFVTLLHHTEPDIPWYRGDEWYFLKGALSTIDRDYGFINPIHHNIGTHVAHHIFLNMPHYHLKTATAAIKPILGDYYRCSKEPVWRSFARSFWACHYVADQGSKVYYQPHPRHR, encoded by the coding sequence GTGCAAGTAGATCGCGTTCCGATCGGGGCTCCAGATATAGAACTATCAGCCCATGTCCGATCGGCCCAAGAGCTAAACTTTACCCTCCAAGACCTCAAGGCCGCTATTCCAGCCTACTGCTTTCAGCCTTCTACCACCCGGTCTCTCGCCTATCTTGCCCTGGATTTGGGGGTGATTGCAGGCCTGTACGCCATGGCCTACGCACTCAATTCCTGGCTGTTTTTCCCGATCTTTTGGCTGGCCCAGGGCACCATGTTTTGGGCGCTGTTTGTGGTGGGGCACGACTGCGGCCACGGCTCGTTTTCGCGCCACAGGTGGCTGAACAACCTGGTCGGTCACCTGACCCACACCCCCATTTTGGTACCCTTCCACGGGTGGCGAATCAGCCACCGCACCCACCACGCCAATACAGGCAACATCGATACCGACGAGAGCTGGTACCCGGTGAGTGAGTCGACCTATCGCGCCATGCCCGCCGCCCAGAAGTTTGTGCGGTTTTACGGCTCGCTGTGGGCGTACCCGTTTTACCTGTTTTTCAGGTCATCGGGGCGCAATGGCTCTCACTTTATGCCCGGCAGCGACCTGTTTCGCCCGACGGAGCGGCGCGGGGTTGTGGTCAGCACGATCTGCTGGTCGGCCATGGTCCTGTTTCTGGTCTGGCTGGGGGTGAGTCAGGGGCTGCTGTTTTTGGTCACGTACTACATAATCCCCTACCTGGTGTTTGTGATGTGGCTCGACTTTGTCACGCTTCTGCACCACACCGAGCCGGATATTCCCTGGTACCGGGGCGATGAGTGGTACTTTCTCAAGGGGGCGCTTTCGACCATCGATCGCGACTACGGCTTCATCAACCCGATCCACCACAACATCGGCACCCATGTGGCCCACCACATCTTTCTAAACATGCCCCACTATCACCTGAAGACGGCGACGGCAGCCATTAAGCCAATTTTGGGGGACTACTACCGCTGTTCAAAGGAGCCGGTGTGGCGCAGCTTTGCCCGCTCCTTTTGGGCCTGCCACTACGTCGCTGACCAGGGCAGCAAGGTGTACTATCAACCCCACCCCCGCCACCGCTAG
- the surE gene encoding 5'/3'-nucleotidase SurE — MRILIANDDGIYSPGIAALAEVAAKFGDVRVVAPDVEMSSAGHSITASRPLSYKRTPIQGFEAYRVNGTPADCVALGAYHWDKVDIVLSGINLGSNLGNAMWHSGTLAAAKQAVLLGLRGIALSAPITDSEPNFALLKPALEEVLDLLLSDPALPLVNVNFPDREPQGLRWTRQSVRQYNGQVMPSQDPMGRQHYWFTVVPLEAAEPGTDRWAVEQGYVSITPLRLDLTHEQELAQAKSRHPFD; from the coding sequence ATGCGCATCCTGATCGCTAACGACGACGGCATCTACAGCCCTGGAATTGCGGCCCTAGCCGAGGTGGCGGCGAAGTTTGGCGACGTGCGCGTGGTTGCCCCCGATGTGGAAATGTCTTCGGCGGGGCACTCGATTACGGCGTCCCGCCCCCTGTCCTACAAGCGCACCCCGATCCAGGGCTTTGAGGCCTATCGTGTCAATGGGACGCCCGCTGACTGCGTGGCCCTGGGGGCCTACCACTGGGACAAAGTGGACATTGTGCTCTCAGGCATCAACCTGGGCAGTAACTTGGGCAACGCCATGTGGCACTCCGGCACCCTGGCGGCCGCCAAGCAGGCGGTGCTGCTGGGCCTGCGCGGCATTGCCCTGAGTGCGCCTATCACCGACAGCGAACCGAACTTCGCCCTGCTTAAGCCCGCCCTGGAGGAGGTGTTGGACCTGCTGCTGTCCGACCCGGCCCTCCCCCTGGTCAATGTCAACTTTCCCGATCGCGAACCCCAGGGCCTGCGCTGGACCCGGCAATCGGTGCGGCAGTACAACGGTCAGGTCATGCCCAGCCAGGACCCCATGGGGCGACAGCACTACTGGTTCACGGTGGTGCCGCTGGAGGCCGCCGAACCGGGGACCGATCGCTGGGCCGTGGAGCAGGGCTATGTGTCTATCACCCCCCTGCGCCTCGACCTGACCCACGAGCAGGAGTTAGCCCAGGCTAAATCGAGACATCCCTTCGACTGA
- a CDS encoding glycosyltransferase family 2 protein gives MTQPLISAIICTHNRASYLGAAIASVLGQTYGAFELIVVDNASTDDTRAVVDTFLPHPRLIYAYESTLGLSAARNRGAAIARGSILAYLDDDAEASPHWLTALAAAFAAYPQAAIAGGAVSLIWPQGVVPPSWLSPTLSESLGAYDLGPTVHPIADAGQTPRGLNYAVRKSFLDSVGGFDRQLGRVGKNLLSNEELHLTRQALTAGFEVLFVPAAQVAHNVAPERLRRRWFLRRSWWQGISECSREYLTHSFSGQRLRVRGLCLLRGLVKACKSWQDPALRFENLVYAYGQLGYLVSGLRHWTSRPRACP, from the coding sequence ATGACTCAGCCTTTGATCTCGGCAATTATTTGCACCCACAACCGGGCCAGCTACCTGGGGGCCGCGATCGCCAGTGTGCTGGGGCAGACCTACGGAGCTTTCGAGCTGATTGTGGTTGACAACGCCTCAACCGACGATACCCGGGCCGTGGTAGACACCTTTTTGCCCCATCCCCGACTCATCTACGCCTATGAAAGTACCCTGGGGCTGTCGGCGGCGCGCAATCGGGGAGCGGCGATCGCGCGGGGCAGCATTCTCGCCTACCTGGACGACGATGCCGAAGCCTCGCCCCACTGGCTGACGGCCCTGGCGGCGGCCTTTGCCGCCTATCCCCAGGCTGCGATCGCAGGCGGTGCCGTCAGCCTGATCTGGCCCCAAGGGGTGGTGCCCCCCAGCTGGCTGTCGCCCACCCTGTCCGAGAGTCTGGGGGCCTACGATCTGGGGCCAACGGTTCACCCCATTGCCGACGCGGGCCAAACGCCCCGGGGCCTCAACTACGCGGTCAGGAAAAGCTTTTTGGACTCTGTCGGCGGGTTTGATCGGCAGCTGGGGCGAGTGGGCAAAAACCTGCTCTCTAACGAAGAACTGCACCTGACCCGGCAGGCGCTAACCGCTGGCTTTGAGGTCCTGTTTGTGCCCGCAGCCCAGGTGGCCCACAATGTGGCCCCGGAGCGGCTGCGCCGCCGCTGGTTTTTGCGTCGCAGCTGGTGGCAGGGCATCAGCGAATGCTCCCGCGAATACCTCACCCACAGCTTCAGCGGGCAACGGCTGCGGGTTCGGGGGCTGTGTCTGCTGAGAGGCCTGGTAAAAGCCTGCAAAAGCTGGCAGGACCCGGCGCTGCGGTTTGAAAACCTGGTCTACGCCTACGGGCAGTTGGGCTACCTGGTGAGTGGACTGCGCCATTGGACATCTCGGCCCCGGGCCTGCCCTTAA
- the pyk gene encoding pyruvate kinase, translated as MDSLTRYPKTRRTKIVATIGPASSSKATLKRMIDAGMNVARLNFSHGSYDDHARTIALLREVSEEHDTPITLLQDLQGPKIRVGELPTPIELKEGTNVTLVPLDQASAVDGIGIDYPYLAEEAQPGMQILLDDGLLELRVEKAADARVICRVIQGGELKSRKGVNLPDLTLRLPSLTAKDRQDIEFGVAQGVDIVSLSFVRQAQDILTLKDLLASLGASHTPVLAKIEKPQAIHNLNDILAVVDAVMVARGDLGVEMRAEKVPMLQKHIIRECNRRCIPVITATQMLESMIHNPRPTRAEASDVANAILDGTDAVMLSGESAVGAFPVRAVEMLARIASDVEQDLAFANEPATLSDETHALSEALNAIDQTLSLKYIVCFTETGYTATIASGERPNALVIACTPKQTVYHWMNLIWGVKPILLDDFPHSFEEMVTVAEESLRSRGLVVPGDKLLVMGGVPANTPKGTNFLKIHTVSA; from the coding sequence ATGGATTCCCTGACCCGGTACCCCAAGACCCGCCGCACCAAGATTGTGGCCACCATTGGCCCCGCCAGCAGCTCCAAAGCCACCCTCAAGCGAATGATCGACGCGGGCATGAACGTGGCCCGGCTCAACTTTTCCCACGGCAGCTACGACGACCACGCCCGCACCATTGCCCTGCTGCGCGAGGTCTCCGAGGAGCACGACACCCCCATCACCCTGCTGCAAGACCTGCAGGGACCCAAAATTCGGGTGGGCGAGCTGCCCACCCCCATTGAGCTGAAGGAGGGCACCAACGTCACCCTGGTGCCGCTGGACCAGGCCAGCGCGGTGGACGGCATTGGCATTGACTACCCCTACCTGGCCGAGGAAGCCCAGCCCGGCATGCAGATTTTGCTCGACGACGGGCTACTGGAGCTACGGGTGGAAAAGGCTGCAGACGCCCGGGTGATCTGCCGGGTGATCCAGGGGGGAGAGCTGAAGAGCCGCAAGGGGGTCAACCTGCCAGACCTCACCCTGCGCCTGCCCTCCCTCACCGCCAAAGACCGCCAGGACATCGAGTTTGGCGTGGCTCAGGGGGTGGATATTGTGTCGCTGAGCTTTGTGCGTCAGGCCCAGGATATTCTTACCCTGAAGGACCTGCTGGCCAGTCTGGGGGCCAGTCACACCCCCGTGCTGGCCAAAATTGAAAAGCCCCAGGCGATTCACAACCTGAACGACATTCTGGCGGTGGTCGATGCCGTGATGGTGGCCCGGGGCGATCTAGGGGTGGAGATGCGGGCCGAAAAGGTGCCCATGCTGCAGAAACACATCATCCGCGAGTGCAACCGCCGCTGCATTCCGGTGATCACCGCCACCCAGATGCTGGAGAGCATGATTCACAACCCGCGCCCCACCCGGGCCGAGGCCAGCGACGTGGCCAACGCCATCCTCGACGGCACCGACGCGGTGATGCTGTCGGGGGAGTCGGCGGTGGGGGCGTTTCCGGTGCGGGCGGTGGAGATGCTGGCCCGCATCGCCAGCGATGTGGAGCAGGACCTGGCCTTTGCCAACGAGCCCGCCACCCTCAGCGACGAAACCCACGCCCTCAGCGAAGCTCTCAACGCCATCGACCAAACCCTCTCCCTCAAGTACATCGTCTGCTTTACCGAGACGGGCTACACCGCCACCATTGCCTCGGGCGAGCGCCCCAACGCCCTGGTGATCGCCTGCACCCCCAAACAGACGGTCTACCACTGGATGAACCTGATCTGGGGGGTCAAGCCCATTCTGCTGGACGATTTTCCCCACAGTTTTGAGGAGATGGTGACGGTGGCGGAGGAGAGCCTGCGATCGCGCGGTTTAGTCGTCCCCGGCGACAAGCTGCTGGTGATGGGCGGTGTGCCCGCCAATACCCCCAAGGGCACCAACTTCCTCAAAATTCACACGGTCTCCGCCTGA
- the hpsU gene encoding hormogonium polysaccharide biosynthesis acetyltransferase HpsU — MAVSPVDSTDCLPSGGDRPWINLDAYDQSWYKPGRSKGVILLWWLLQAVIFPLTPHASHGPRCWLLRRFGATVGKGVVIRPTARFTFPWNVTIGDHSWIGDDVVFYSLAQITVGQHCVISQKSYLCTGSHDIGDPHFGLMVAPVTVENGAWIATDCFVAPGVTVGANTVVGARSSVFKSLPPGQVCYGNPCRAVAPRQMGQN, encoded by the coding sequence ATGGCTGTTTCCCCTGTTGACTCTACTGACTGTCTCCCCAGCGGGGGCGATCGCCCCTGGATAAACCTGGACGCCTACGACCAGTCCTGGTACAAACCGGGGCGTTCCAAGGGCGTAATTTTGCTGTGGTGGCTGCTCCAGGCGGTGATCTTTCCGCTCACGCCCCACGCCTCCCACGGGCCCAGGTGCTGGCTACTGAGGCGATTTGGGGCCACCGTCGGCAAGGGTGTAGTGATTCGCCCCACGGCGCGGTTCACCTTCCCCTGGAACGTCACCATCGGTGACCACAGCTGGATTGGCGACGATGTGGTGTTCTACAGCCTGGCCCAGATCACCGTTGGCCAGCACTGCGTGATTTCACAAAAAAGCTATCTCTGCACCGGCAGTCACGACATCGGCGACCCCCACTTTGGTCTGATGGTCGCCCCCGTGACGGTAGAAAACGGCGCCTGGATCGCGACCGACTGCTTTGTGGCCCCTGGGGTAACGGTGGGGGCCAACACGGTGGTGGGTGCCCGCAGCAGCGTGTTTAAGTCGCTGCCGCCGGGGCAGGTCTGCTACGGCAACCCCTGTCGGGCGGTGGCCCCGCGGCAGATGGGGCAGAACTAG
- a CDS encoding diacylglycerol/lipid kinase family protein: MRVTLIHNSKAGDDDQPSKEGLLSSIERAGHEVSYRSTGDDNWAAALEEPGDLVVAAGGDGTVGKVAKRLVEQPVPIAVLPLGTANNIAKTLGLMNTPLEELIAGWATAPRVKVDTAIASGAWGKTHLIESLGVGLFAQTMSRADNSHYVEQSATADEELKTVLGLLKEEISRCPARTITLSLDGQDISGQYLLLEVMNIQYVGPNLHLAPHKALSDGQLTVVVVHEHEREPLSEYLTACLTGHNSPAPFKQYQGRHLQLQGQEFGIHLDDQQLPYHCLAEADNSCTVTVNVNPQALEFLGSAAG, translated from the coding sequence ATGAGAGTTACGCTGATTCATAATTCCAAAGCAGGTGATGACGATCAACCTTCCAAAGAAGGACTTTTATCGTCCATTGAGCGGGCGGGCCATGAGGTTAGCTACCGGTCAACTGGCGACGACAATTGGGCAGCCGCCCTGGAAGAACCGGGGGATTTAGTTGTTGCCGCTGGGGGGGATGGCACCGTTGGTAAAGTGGCTAAACGGCTGGTTGAACAACCCGTCCCGATCGCTGTTCTGCCCCTGGGAACAGCCAACAACATTGCCAAAACCCTGGGCCTAATGAATACTCCCCTGGAGGAGCTGATTGCCGGATGGGCCACCGCGCCACGGGTTAAGGTTGACACCGCGATCGCCAGCGGTGCCTGGGGCAAAACCCATTTGATTGAAAGTTTAGGGGTAGGACTGTTTGCCCAAACCATGTCCCGAGCAGACAACAGTCATTATGTGGAGCAGTCGGCGACCGCAGACGAGGAGTTGAAGACTGTTTTAGGGCTGCTAAAAGAGGAAATATCTCGCTGTCCGGCTCGAACCATCACCCTTTCTCTGGATGGGCAGGATATTTCAGGCCAGTACCTTTTGCTGGAGGTGATGAACATTCAGTACGTGGGTCCCAACCTTCACCTCGCGCCCCACAAGGCCCTCAGCGATGGACAACTGACCGTAGTCGTGGTGCATGAGCACGAGCGGGAGCCGCTGAGCGAATACCTGACCGCTTGCTTAACCGGTCACAACTCCCCAGCCCCCTTCAAGCAGTATCAGGGCCGCCACCTGCAACTCCAGGGCCAGGAATTTGGCATTCATCTGGACGACCAACAGCTGCCCTACCACTGTTTGGCTGAGGCAGACAATTCCTGCACGGTTACGGTCAACGTCAATCCCCAGGCGCTCGAATTTCTGGGCTCTGCGGCCGGATAA
- a CDS encoding glycosyltransferase family 2 protein, whose protein sequence is MATTPKVPISVLIPAKNEEQNLPACLASLERAAEIFVVDSHSSDRSVDIATAAGAKVVQFEFNGHWPKKKNWALDNLPFSHEWVLIVDCDERIPPDLWDEIAVAIQQTDFDGYYLNRRVFFLGTWIRHGGKYPDWNLRLFRHRAGRYENLQTADIPNTGDNEVHEHVMVEGAVGYLKHDMLHEDFRDLYHWLARHNRYSNWEAQVYYNLLTGMGDGGTIGANLFGDAVQRKRFLKKIWVRLPFKPLLRFVLFYVLRLGFLDGRAGYIYGRLLSQYEYQIGVKLFELRQFGGQLNVTPQGSPAQPQPAVQPAVVPVESAP, encoded by the coding sequence ATGGCGACGACCCCCAAAGTACCCATTTCCGTGCTGATTCCGGCTAAAAACGAGGAACAAAACCTGCCCGCCTGCCTGGCTAGTCTGGAGCGGGCGGCGGAGATATTTGTGGTGGACTCCCACAGCAGCGATCGCAGTGTCGACATTGCCACCGCGGCCGGGGCCAAGGTCGTGCAGTTTGAGTTCAACGGTCACTGGCCCAAAAAGAAAAACTGGGCCCTGGACAACCTGCCCTTCAGCCACGAGTGGGTGCTGATTGTGGACTGCGACGAGCGCATTCCCCCCGACCTGTGGGACGAAATTGCCGTCGCCATTCAGCAAACCGATTTTGACGGCTACTACCTGAACCGGCGCGTCTTTTTCCTCGGCACCTGGATTCGCCACGGCGGCAAGTACCCCGACTGGAACCTGCGCCTGTTTCGCCACCGGGCGGGTCGCTACGAAAACCTGCAAACCGCCGATATCCCCAACACCGGCGACAACGAAGTGCACGAGCACGTCATGGTGGAGGGGGCCGTGGGCTACCTGAAGCACGACATGCTCCACGAGGATTTTCGCGATCTGTACCACTGGCTGGCCCGCCACAACCGCTACTCCAACTGGGAGGCCCAGGTCTACTACAACCTGCTCACGGGCATGGGGGACGGCGGCACGATTGGGGCCAATCTGTTTGGCGATGCGGTGCAGCGCAAACGGTTTTTAAAGAAAATTTGGGTGCGGCTGCCCTTCAAGCCCCTGCTGCGGTTTGTGCTGTTCTACGTGCTGCGGCTGGGCTTTTTGGATGGACGGGCCGGCTATATCTACGGGCGACTGCTGAGCCAGTATGAGTACCAGATCGGGGTGAAGCTGTTTGAGCTACGCCAGTTTGGCGGGCAGCTCAACGTTACTCCCCAAGGCAGCCCGGCCCAGCCACAGCCAGCGGTTCAACCGGCGGTTGTTCCGGTAGAATCGGCTCCTTAG
- a CDS encoding alpha-amylase — MVTPFQQLKDRFKRFGSTLSAEATDTAKTALRDWLRANADLLQRRHSQGELNGTLMQYFHWYCPADGSHWNRLRAEAQSLAEAGISALWLPPAYKGMGGGKEVGYGVYDLFDLGEFDQQNSIRTKYGTKDEYVAAVKACRELGINIYADVVFNHKMAADFEEEFNATPMDPSDRRRPLGNLRKIKSWTGFNFPGRGDKYSSMKWHWYHFDAVDYNSWDPDYQAVWLIENKAFEDKVSWELGSYDYLMGCDLDIDHPEVRDELKYWGEWMLDQVGVDGFRLDAIKHICGDFFVDWLDHLEHYAQRSLFCVGEYWTYDLGTLSWYAGNSGGRLDLFDAPLHHNFYQASRAGSRYDLRRIFDNTVVKEMPQLAVTLVENHDTQPLQSLESVVEAWFKPLAYAMILLRQEGYPCIFYCDYYGAHYVDRGRDGNEYEIWMDSHRRILDRLLVGRKYFAYGPQYDYFDHPNVVGWTRLGLGDRGRAMAVLLSNGDAGTKWMEVGRPNTTFYDLTGHMSQTITTNADGWAEFCCHGGSVSVWVEDHPILGSLLGQRLS, encoded by the coding sequence ATGGTGACACCCTTTCAGCAGCTCAAGGATCGATTTAAACGGTTTGGGTCGACGCTGAGCGCCGAGGCGACTGACACCGCTAAAACCGCGCTGCGGGACTGGCTGCGGGCCAACGCCGATCTGCTGCAGCGTCGACACAGCCAGGGGGAGTTGAACGGCACCCTAATGCAGTACTTCCACTGGTACTGCCCCGCCGATGGCAGCCACTGGAATCGGCTTAGGGCGGAGGCCCAGTCCCTGGCCGAGGCGGGCATTTCGGCGCTGTGGCTACCGCCGGCCTACAAGGGTATGGGCGGCGGCAAGGAAGTAGGCTACGGAGTGTACGATCTGTTCGACCTGGGGGAGTTTGATCAGCAGAACTCGATCCGCACCAAGTACGGCACCAAGGATGAGTATGTGGCGGCGGTGAAAGCCTGCCGGGAGTTGGGCATCAACATCTATGCCGATGTGGTGTTTAACCACAAAATGGCCGCCGATTTTGAGGAAGAGTTTAACGCGACTCCGATGGATCCCAGCGATCGCCGCCGACCCCTGGGCAACCTGCGCAAAATCAAATCCTGGACGGGGTTTAACTTTCCAGGCCGGGGCGATAAATATTCGAGCATGAAGTGGCACTGGTACCACTTCGATGCCGTTGACTACAACAGCTGGGACCCCGACTATCAGGCTGTCTGGCTGATTGAGAATAAAGCCTTTGAGGACAAGGTGAGCTGGGAGTTGGGTAGCTATGACTACCTGATGGGCTGTGATCTCGATATCGACCACCCCGAGGTCCGCGACGAGCTGAAATACTGGGGCGAATGGATGCTTGATCAGGTTGGGGTAGACGGCTTTCGGCTGGATGCGATCAAGCATATCTGCGGCGACTTTTTTGTCGATTGGCTGGACCATCTAGAGCACTACGCCCAGCGCAGTCTGTTCTGCGTGGGCGAGTACTGGACCTACGACCTGGGCACGCTGAGCTGGTATGCGGGCAACTCCGGCGGTCGGCTCGATCTCTTTGACGCGCCGCTGCACCACAATTTTTACCAGGCCAGCCGGGCAGGCAGCCGCTACGATCTGCGCCGAATTTTTGACAACACCGTCGTGAAGGAAATGCCGCAGCTGGCGGTCACCCTGGTCGAAAACCACGACACCCAGCCGCTACAGAGCCTGGAGTCGGTGGTAGAAGCCTGGTTCAAGCCGCTGGCCTACGCCATGATTCTGCTACGGCAGGAGGGCTATCCCTGTATTTTTTACTGCGACTACTACGGCGCCCACTACGTCGATAGAGGCCGCGACGGCAATGAGTACGAGATCTGGATGGACTCCCACCGGAGGATTTTGGATCGGCTACTGGTGGGCCGCAAGTACTTTGCCTACGGTCCCCAGTACGACTACTTTGACCATCCCAACGTGGTGGGCTGGACTCGGCTGGGCCTGGGCGATCGCGGTCGGGCTATGGCGGTACTGCTGAGCAATGGGGATGCGGGCACCAAATGGATGGAGGTGGGGCGACCTAACACCACCTTCTACGACCTGACCGGGCATATGTCCCAGACCATTACCACCAATGCCGATGGCTGGGCGGAGTTTTGCTGCCACGGCGGGTCGGTCTCGGTCTGGGTAGAAGACCACCCGATTCTGGGGTCGCTGCTGGGGCAACGACTGTCGTAG